The Canis lupus dingo isolate Sandy chromosome 4, ASM325472v2, whole genome shotgun sequence genome contains a region encoding:
- the NODAL gene encoding nodal homolog isoform X2, translated as MDLFTVPLSHVTFSSGSMVLEVTRPLSKWLKHPGELEAQMSSMAGGCPQRPPTPPVTSVLLVLYSNLSPEQRRLGGSTLLWEAESSWRAREGQLSSERRRRHRRHHVPDRSQLCRKVKFQVDFNLIGWGSWIIYPKQYNAYRCEGECPNPVGEEFHPTNHAYIQSLLKRYQPHRVPSTCCAPVKTKPLSMLYVDNGRVLLDHHKDMIVEECGCL; from the exons ATGGACCTGTTCACTGTCCCTCTGTCCCATGTCACCTTTTCCTCGGGCAGCATGGTCCTGGAGGTGACCAGGCCACTCTCCAAGTGGCTGAAGCACCCTGGGGAGCTGGAGGCACAGATGTCCAGCATGGCTGGAGGGTGTCCGCAGCGGCCTCCCACGCCGCCTGTCACCAGTGTGCTCCTCGTGCTCTACTCCAACCTGTCGCCAGAGCAGAGGCGGCTGGGCGGCTCCACCTTGCTGTGGGAGGCCGAGAGCTCCTGGCGGGCCCGGGAGGGACAACTGTCCTCGGAGAGGCGCCGGCGGCACCGGCGCCACCATGTGCCCGACAGAAGCCAGCTGTGCCGGAAGGTCAAGTTCCAGGTGGACTTCAACCTCATTGGATGGGGCTCCTGGATCATCTACCCCAAGCAGTACAATGCTTATCGCTGCGAGGGCGAGTGTCCTAACCCCGTGGGGGAGGAGTTCCATCCAACCAACCACGCATACATCCAG AGTCTGCTAAAGCGATACCAGCCCCACCGAGTCCCTTCCACCTGCTGTGCCCCCGTGAAGACCAAGCCCCTGAGCATGCTGTATGTGGACAATGGCAGAGTCCTCCTGGACCATCATAAAGACATGATTGTGGAAGAATGTGGGTGCCTTTGA
- the NODAL gene encoding nodal homolog isoform X1 has product MHAPRLPLFLLHACWALLQAGAATVAPVPLRARVQPSSPAPLAYMLSLYRDPLPRADIIRSLQAQDVEVDGHNWTFAFDFSFLSQVEDLVWAELRLQLSSPVALPPGVLLSIEIFHQLKPDAEQDLAACQERLRMDLFTVPLSHVTFSSGSMVLEVTRPLSKWLKHPGELEAQMSSMAGGCPQRPPTPPVTSVLLVLYSNLSPEQRRLGGSTLLWEAESSWRAREGQLSSERRRRHRRHHVPDRSQLCRKVKFQVDFNLIGWGSWIIYPKQYNAYRCEGECPNPVGEEFHPTNHAYIQSLLKRYQPHRVPSTCCAPVKTKPLSMLYVDNGRVLLDHHKDMIVEECGCL; this is encoded by the exons ATGCACGCCCCCCGGCTGCCCCTGTTCCTGCTGCACGCCTGCTGGGCCCTGCTCCAGGCGGGCGCCGCGACGGTGGCCCCGGTGCCGCTGCGGGCGCGGGTGCAGCCCTCGTCGCCGGCCCCTCTCGCCTACATGCTGAGCCTCTACCGCGACCCGCTGCCCCGGGCTGACATCATCCGCAGCCTGCAGGCGCAAG ATGTGGAGGTGGACGGACACAACTGGACCTTTGCTTTTGACTTCTCCTTCCTGAGCCAAGTGGAGGATCTGGTGTGGGCTGAGCTCCGGCTGCAGCTGTCCAGCCCCGTGGCCCTTCCCCCCGGCGTGCTCCTCTCCATCGAGATTTTCCACCAGCTCAAGCCAGATGCAGAGCAGGACCTGGCTGCCTGCCAGGAACGTCTTCGGATGGACCTGTTCACTGTCCCTCTGTCCCATGTCACCTTTTCCTCGGGCAGCATGGTCCTGGAGGTGACCAGGCCACTCTCCAAGTGGCTGAAGCACCCTGGGGAGCTGGAGGCACAGATGTCCAGCATGGCTGGAGGGTGTCCGCAGCGGCCTCCCACGCCGCCTGTCACCAGTGTGCTCCTCGTGCTCTACTCCAACCTGTCGCCAGAGCAGAGGCGGCTGGGCGGCTCCACCTTGCTGTGGGAGGCCGAGAGCTCCTGGCGGGCCCGGGAGGGACAACTGTCCTCGGAGAGGCGCCGGCGGCACCGGCGCCACCATGTGCCCGACAGAAGCCAGCTGTGCCGGAAGGTCAAGTTCCAGGTGGACTTCAACCTCATTGGATGGGGCTCCTGGATCATCTACCCCAAGCAGTACAATGCTTATCGCTGCGAGGGCGAGTGTCCTAACCCCGTGGGGGAGGAGTTCCATCCAACCAACCACGCATACATCCAG AGTCTGCTAAAGCGATACCAGCCCCACCGAGTCCCTTCCACCTGCTGTGCCCCCGTGAAGACCAAGCCCCTGAGCATGCTGTATGTGGACAATGGCAGAGTCCTCCTGGACCATCATAAAGACATGATTGTGGAAGAATGTGGGTGCCTTTGA